In the genome of Fusarium poae strain DAOMC 252244 chromosome 1, whole genome shotgun sequence, the window AATAGTTAGGTAGTCCGCTAATTTACTGTAAGCAAGCCACTTGCAGGAACGGAACGCCACTGTTTCATCAACTCCAGTCTAGTGTATTATTATATCATGATACACTCTTCGATCAAAGAGATTATCGCAACCAATCTGATCGATTTCTCTTTAACTCTTTGAGTTCATCCTAACTAAGGCTGTGTAACGCTTCGCTTACTGCCATGTAATGCAATGCAACTGCACTTCGCCTCCCATTCCCTCAACGGGTGGATCATATCATTGCTGACAGGTTCCACCTTTGATCCTTTATACCAGGCTAGCCAGGGTACTTATTTATCATGCTGTCAGCATTTGATGCCAAGGCTTGTCCGGTCTTTGCGCAGTATCCGGTTGCATACATACTGGTTGATAGAGTTCCCTAGGCCATATGTGAAAGGATTACGAATACAGATAGACTCCATCAAACCATTTTAACACATCGGAGACTTTTGGGTGGCTGCAAGTAAGCGTGGCAATGTTGCATTTTGGGATCTCGCCCCCAGTCTTGGTCATCCTGTTAGTTTACAACTCATTTCAACAGACAATCCTGGCTGGATCTGGGGTTACCAAAGTCCCAAGGTTATAGTAACAAAATATTAAATGATTTACATGATCAACAACTCAAACTACTCATTATTAATACAGCCATACGTATACTCACCCTACATATCCCATCAATCACGATATGTACACACGCATATCACTCCCATACAATTCCCCTTTTGGAATCTGcacatcatcaccatgaaAATCATGCAACATAAGCCAACAAATCATCCGCAGAACCAGAGTGCACCACAACTCCTTGCAAGCCAAAAGATACGCTGCGTACTCTGCTGTCTGAGCATATCCCCCCTTGACGACGTTGAATTCGGAATCAGCCGTCTTCAAGTTGAAGAATCTGGCTGAGCAAGAGATCTGCACGGCTGGGAGGATTTGTTGGAAATAAGTTGACATCAAAACGTCTTCCTTGTCGCTACTATTCAAATGCGGGAGTGTCTGGCCATTCATTTGGGATAGAACCTCGTCAAAGTGAGAGCCAATAACATCCCGTACAAGCGGCGTTTGCATAGAGTTTATTAGCGTCTCGTCCAGCTCTTCGAGTACCGAATGTAGAGCATCCTGAGCCTGCCAGCTATAGTTTGTCGGGATTTCTCGCTGGAGTTGAATCTCCGTCTTTGGGGCCAAGAGGGTGTTGAGGTGAATAAACAGCTGTCCATGCGCCGTGTCTTTATCCTCATGTAAGTACTTTCGATACGAAATGAGTAGCTTTGGCAGAGAGAATCCTGTTGTGCTCCAGGCACAGTAACACGGGTTCGGTATGTATCTGAAGCAGAGGTCCTTGATGTGGAATACCTGGCCTGTCATTGCCATAAGTTCAAATGTTACTGGAAGGCATTAGCAATAATTAATATCAAGAAATAGCGTGATTTACTTGGAAAGATATGGGATGTCACAGCGCCATCTCGTAGGAAATGGTTTGACGACGTGCGATCACATCCAAAAGTAGTCAGGCTATCAGCCATATCCTTTCGGCTCCCCAAACGAACAACACGCGAAAAGATAGTCGGAAGCTGTCCAAAAGCAAGCCTCGTAACCGCTCTGTTGGGAACCGGTCTGGTCTCTTCAAAAATAGCCTTATCCAGAGTCTGGAGGTAAAACATAATACCAAGACCACTAATCTTGTGGCCTTTAACAAGGAAACCGTTCCCTTCAGCTTGGTAGATGTTGTAGGTCGGATTAAAGTCACGCCAGTATATGCCCAACATGGCAAGCATCTCTATCAGCTGGCTCATGGTGGTGGTTGCATATGGACGGTTCACTGAAGGAGGCATGTCGTCCCAGCTTTTCCTCTCACATTGCAAAGCTGCTCGCAGAGTGTGCTTGCCTGCGACGGAGCCGAGGATTGCTTGGGCACTGGCTGGTCGTGGTCTGAGACTCATGATTTGCTGTCTTGTCCAGTTCTGAGACTGATTCTCCATCTTTTGCAGACTCGATAGGAGTGTGAGCCATGTTGCACGTTCGTTCTTTACAACCCTGCCTGCCTTTGTCCTTGTGCTTGTAGGAGGTGGTTCAAGATCTGTACGTGTAGCATCCAGGCTCTTTCGTGTTCCGTCGATGAAGTGGACTTGCGCACCTTCGATGTATCCTCCAGTTGATCCCGGAGTTGATACAAAGATAAAGGGAACTTCAAACTGGATCTCTGTACGAAACTCTTTAGGCTTCCACGTTTTTGTTCGAGAGTTGCTCCATCGACCAATAACGTTCTCTCCGCAGTTGGGAGGTGGACGGAACTGCTTGAGAGAAAAGGGTGCTTCGGGGCTGGGTTCTATGGGAGACTTGACGACACTTCGCATTGTAATGGCCCTCATCAAATCTTTGGATATGCGCTGGTTTCCGGCCATTTGCGCGTAGTACTCGGGATGCTTCAGCTCGGTCCTGCTCATGATGGGAAATGCTGAGAGGATAGATGAGTTGTCGGCGAGACTGAAGCTGGTCATAACTGAACCTGCTATGGACCGATTGCGAGTAGAGTATATCGAAAATGCGTCGGTAGAGTTATACACTCGTTGATAAACATCTGACTTTTCAAGGGTTTCTTCAAACTCCCTTCGTGGTGGTGAAGAGACACCATTGCTCTCCAACTTGCTGGAAGTTTCCGCTGAAGAAGTGCGCTTCGGCACAGGTCGAGCTATCTGAGGTACAATCGCTCCCTGCGACGGAAAACTCAGAGATCTTTCATTACTTGAACGAAATGTATTCCAATCATCGTGGTCTTTGTAGGATGTGACTACAGATGAATTGTCCGTGTCgccgtcttcttcctctttccaGTTAGCCAGTGTCGTTCCCACAGATGTTCTATTGGAGGGGAATAGAATTGGGTTCTCTATGATGTATGTGTTGAACATGGCTTCTATCTTCTCGACGCGCAATTGAGTCAATTCGCTGTTTCGTACGATCTTGTCGATCTTTCTAGCCAGTTTGTTTTGTGATTCGATAATGACTACGTCTGAATCACTACCTGATGTCAGCATTTATGATAGCAGACATATAAATATTCTCACCATTGCAATATGTTTAGGATAAGAGTCACAGAACCCTTGTGAGCTTGTATCTCACGTACGTACTTGACCACATCATCTTGCACCCGAAGCCACTTGACCTTACCCAGCTTTGTCCGAGCCAAAGCACGGTTGTCGTCAAACGGTTTAAGAACCTCGATTAGGCCGTCGCAGGTAGTTACTAACTCGCTGATGGTGACAGTCGCATCATGAAGACCGAGCGACGTTCCTGAAGTCTTGGCTACTGAGTTGGGGTCATCGATTATGCTCTTGAGTCGGTTAATAGCCCAGTGAAGTTCGCTGGTCTCGGCCTGTGCCCATTCAACTGTTCTGGGACAATCTTCCATGTTGGTTTTTATCTTGTCAAAGGCTTTGATGATGG includes:
- a CDS encoding hypothetical protein (TransMembrane:1 (o32-49i)), whose product is MDLRKCLFSENASSQDYASHQPFSPSPAMDPLSIASGVAGLLTVAAAIIKAFDKIKTNMEDCPRTVEWAQAETSELHWAINRLKSIIDDPNSVAKTSGTSLGLHDATVTISELVTTCDGLIEVLKPFDDNRALARTKLGKVKWLRVQDDVVKYVREIQAHKGSVTLILNILQCDSDVVIIESQNKLARKIDKIVRNSELTQLRVEKIEAMFNTYIIENPILFPSNRTSVGTTLANWKEEEDGDTDNSSVVTSYKDHDDWNTFRSSNERSLSFPSQGAIVPQIARPVPKRTSSAETSSKLESNGVSSPPRREFEETLEKSDVYQRVYNSTDAFSIYSTRNRSIAGSVMTSFSLADNSSILSAFPIMSRTELKHPEYYAQMAGNQRISKDLMRAITMRSVVKSPIEPSPEAPFSLKQFRPPPNCGENVIGRWSNSRTKTWKPKEFRTEIQFEVPFIFVSTPGSTGGYIEGAQVHFIDGTRKSLDATRTDLEPPPTSTRTKAGRVVKNERATWLTLLSSLQKMENQSQNWTRQQIMSLRPRPASAQAILGSVAGKHTLRAALQCERKSWDDMPPSVNRPYATTTMSQLIEMLAMLGIYWRDFNPTYNIYQAEGNGFLVKGHKISGLGIMFYLQTLDKAIFEETRPVPNRAVTRLAFGQLPTIFSRVVRLGSRKDMADSLTTFGCDRTSSNHFLRDGAVTSHIFPITFELMAMTGQVFHIKDLCFRYIPNPCYCAWSTTGFSLPKLLISYRKYLHEDKDTAHGQLFIHLNTLLAPKTEIQLQREIPTNYSWQAQDALHSVLEELDETLINSMQTPLVRDVIGSHFDEVLSQMNGQTLPHLNSSDKEDVLMSTYFQQILPAVQISCSARFFNLKTADSEFNVVKGGYAQTAEYAAYLLACKELWCTLVLRMICWLMLHDFHGDDVQIPKGELYGSDMRVYIS